One Deltaproteobacteria bacterium genomic window carries:
- a CDS encoding caspase family protein — MPFNAVANSAKQNNTERIVIIVGNNHSLDSSIADLHYADDDALLYYQLFIPYADGTYLLSLLDDSSQARYSEYLNKALPPTRANLIAALADAFAQINTSHQKSNVQSELIIIFVGHGVLDNAGKGFLHLQDSYFTRDDIFKEIISVSPASNTHIIVDACHALSMVAGRGESSTHVSLTAFSRFLSGNELENYPNVGVLTASTNEQNTHEWSRIESGVFSFLVRSGLLGPADINNDSFIEYSEIAAFVASASSRLMQVGKEINVFAWPPARNRRIPILNFKHGNNIRLVQLGPKISERLFLEAANGAIWAGLHPAGESPLTLALPQKITFFLRGVIAEQVIPSGKDVLKVNELSMPLAQLHKRGATEQAFEQNLLSTPFSQGYYSGYVSQRPGLIAVELSQKPALIAANTTNNSSNVSMLKNAISQSSNDFWQTRSGYMLSRSPLVYSRLVHGALFELTQPITPSLRFSYNLEFGIVPQDGRKSQLFNSALTIGLNYETASIGPLYALMSVSGGWGLWLVNGKTSSSADYTVWLGRLCLGAGVHLSPKTSLELIAGTAVYFVTVDSKEKTRWAPQATLAFSWKL, encoded by the coding sequence ATGCCCTTTAATGCCGTAGCCAATTCTGCTAAGCAAAATAATACTGAACGCATCGTTATTATTGTTGGTAATAATCATAGCCTCGATTCAAGTATTGCTGATTTACATTATGCTGATGATGACGCTTTATTATATTATCAATTATTTATTCCCTATGCTGATGGCACTTATCTCTTATCGCTACTCGATGATTCTAGCCAGGCTCGCTATTCAGAATATTTAAATAAAGCGCTACCGCCAACTCGCGCCAATCTTATTGCTGCTTTAGCTGACGCCTTTGCACAAATTAATACTAGTCACCAAAAAAGCAACGTTCAAAGCGAACTGATTATTATTTTCGTTGGTCATGGCGTTTTAGATAATGCCGGAAAAGGTTTTCTGCACTTGCAAGATAGTTATTTTACTCGGGATGATATTTTTAAAGAAATCATTTCAGTATCACCAGCAAGTAATACCCATATTATAGTTGATGCTTGTCACGCGCTGTCGATGGTTGCGGGTAGAGGTGAATCATCTACGCATGTGTCTTTAACAGCTTTTAGTCGTTTTCTAAGCGGCAACGAACTCGAAAACTATCCGAATGTCGGTGTTCTAACTGCTAGCACTAATGAACAAAATACTCATGAATGGTCACGGATTGAAAGTGGCGTGTTTTCATTTTTAGTTCGCTCAGGCTTACTTGGGCCGGCGGATATCAACAATGATAGTTTTATTGAATATAGCGAGATCGCAGCTTTTGTTGCATCAGCAAGCTCGCGGTTAATGCAAGTGGGTAAAGAAATAAATGTTTTTGCTTGGCCTCCTGCTCGTAACCGCCGTATACCCATATTAAATTTTAAACATGGCAATAATATACGTTTAGTACAACTTGGCCCCAAAATTAGCGAACGTCTTTTTTTAGAGGCCGCCAATGGCGCTATTTGGGCCGGACTGCATCCGGCAGGCGAATCACCGCTTACTTTAGCCTTGCCACAAAAAATAACTTTTTTCTTACGTGGTGTAATTGCAGAACAAGTTATTCCTTCAGGTAAAGACGTACTAAAGGTAAATGAATTATCTATGCCTCTTGCACAATTACATAAGCGTGGGGCTACCGAACAGGCTTTTGAGCAAAATTTATTATCCACCCCATTCAGTCAAGGTTACTATAGTGGTTATGTAAGTCAGCGGCCTGGGCTTATCGCGGTTGAACTTTCACAAAAACCAGCATTAATTGCGGCTAATACCACCAATAATTCATCTAATGTATCTATGCTTAAAAATGCAATTAGTCAGAGTTCAAATGATTTCTGGCAAACTAGAAGCGGTTATATGTTATCGCGCTCACCGCTGGTATATTCTCGATTGGTTCATGGCGCTTTATTCGAACTTACTCAACCAATTACGCCAAGTTTACGTTTTAGTTATAACCTTGAATTTGGTATTGTCCCACAAGACGGTCGTAAAAGTCAGCTCTTTAATTCTGCCTTAACCATTGGGCTAAATTATGAAACAGCATCTATTGGTCCGCTGTATGCTCTAATGTCAGTTAGCGGTGGATGGGGTTTGTGGCTAGTTAATGGTAAGACTTCTTCAAGTGCTGATTATACTGTATGGTTAGGGCGTTTGTGCTTAGGCGCAGGCGTTCATTTGTCACCAAAGACTTCCCTTGAACTTATTGCTGGCACGGCAGTGTATTTTGTTACTGTTGATAGTAAAGAAAAGACTCGTTGGGCGCCCCAAGCCACGCTAGCTTTTAGCTGGAAATTATAA
- a CDS encoding thrombospondin type 3 repeat-containing protein → MDNDSNFGPRSIVFQRLDSDGAPYGSQVVVSEGLTDDWLNDVSGNYIVYTKFWTELGANGIETLGDIELYDISTGDHYTLTDNHTAYSAHIEGNYVAFVEGLRTAAVLKLLDISELTTNGVATPIELAYPGAEGISFDISDRYVVWEIVADGKYDIFVYDIVGGNGPDVLVAEPDVNERRPSVSGDWIIWQSQRVQSSTTTIEVLNYVTKEHRTIVNNNAVNLLPAIDGDLVVFESDYHENHEVDHEIWIYRLNTSEIYQLSAHNGLDTWPDIKGDLVAWHYLPEISNADIYVSKVSFIPIDPCADSGGDSDADEVCDDKDNCPGIYNPGQEDTIDEDGVGDACDNCSEVANADQANSDTDSYGDACDNCPLFSSENLVDSDNDGVGDVCDNCINVENLDQANNDEDSIGDACDNCPLVTNPDQLDSDEDGVGDACDECPYGPTNPDGSCGDIPPQTTCSDGGQPEVCGKCIKVKLKAKHKEKHHHWQWFKHWQSEAKCLCRPADLVIPAFLPVKHGHASFGWAELSMLTPSGDEVRCRYYNRWNSYFPGSGWFQWAFLAFDKCYDTQQNIKPGDVVTATEVKLEAYSGYNWNHNTMVYAELKESSDSCKHKLR, encoded by the coding sequence ATGGACAATGATTCTAATTTCGGTCCTCGCTCTATTGTGTTTCAACGACTTGATAGTGATGGCGCACCATATGGTAGTCAGGTTGTAGTTAGCGAAGGTTTAACTGATGATTGGCTAAATGATGTTTCGGGAAATTATATTGTTTATACCAAATTTTGGACTGAACTTGGCGCTAACGGTATTGAGACACTTGGCGATATTGAGCTTTATGATATTAGCACCGGCGACCATTACACTTTAACTGACAACCATACTGCCTATAGCGCCCATATTGAAGGTAATTATGTTGCATTTGTAGAAGGTCTTAGGACAGCGGCAGTATTAAAATTGCTCGATATTAGCGAATTAACTACCAATGGCGTTGCTACACCTATAGAGCTTGCTTATCCTGGTGCCGAAGGAATTAGTTTCGATATTTCAGATCGTTATGTCGTATGGGAAATTGTTGCAGACGGTAAGTATGATATATTTGTTTACGATATTGTCGGTGGCAACGGTCCAGATGTTTTAGTCGCTGAGCCTGATGTAAATGAGCGACGTCCTAGTGTTAGTGGTGATTGGATTATTTGGCAGTCACAACGGGTGCAATCATCGACTACAACTATTGAAGTATTAAATTATGTTACTAAAGAACATCGTACAATTGTAAATAATAACGCGGTTAATTTATTGCCAGCAATCGACGGTGACTTAGTTGTTTTTGAATCTGATTATCATGAAAATCATGAAGTAGATCATGAAATATGGATATATCGTTTAAATACTAGCGAGATTTATCAACTTAGCGCCCATAATGGTTTAGATACTTGGCCTGACATCAAGGGTGATTTAGTTGCTTGGCATTATTTACCTGAAATCAGTAATGCCGATATTTATGTTAGTAAAGTTTCGTTTATACCAATTGATCCTTGTGCCGATTCGGGCGGTGATAGTGATGCTGACGAAGTCTGCGATGATAAGGATAACTGTCCAGGTATATATAACCCTGGCCAAGAAGATACCATCGATGAAGATGGTGTTGGTGACGCTTGTGATAATTGCAGCGAAGTAGCCAATGCTGATCAAGCCAATAGTGACACTGATAGTTATGGTGACGCTTGTGATAACTGCCCGTTATTTAGTAGTGAAAATTTAGTTGATAGTGATAATGACGGGGTTGGCGATGTTTGTGATAACTGCATTAATGTTGAAAATTTGGATCAAGCCAACAATGATGAAGATAGTATTGGTGACGCTTGCGATAATTGTCCATTAGTAACAAATCCTGATCAGTTAGACAGCGATGAAGATGGTGTTGGTGATGCTTGTGATGAATGCCCTTATGGTCCCACCAATCCAGATGGTAGTTGTGGTGATATACCACCTCAAACAACATGCTCTGATGGTGGTCAACCAGAAGTTTGCGGTAAATGTATAAAGGTAAAACTTAAAGCTAAACATAAAGAAAAACATCATCACTGGCAATGGTTTAAACATTGGCAGAGCGAAGCAAAGTGCCTTTGCCGTCCGGCTGATTTGGTAATACCGGCATTTTTGCCAGTTAAGCATGGGCATGCTTCATTTGGTTGGGCTGAATTATCTATGCTTACTCCATCAGGTGATGAGGTGCGTTGTCGTTATTATAATCGGTGGAATTCATATTTCCCAGGTTCCGGATGGTTTCAATGGGCCTTTTTAGCCTTCGATAAATGTTATGATACCCAACAAAATATTAAACCTGGTGATGTTGTAACTGCGACTGAAGTTAAACTTGAGGCTTATAGTGGTTATAATTGGAACCACAATACCATGGTATATGCCGAACTCAAAGAGTCAAGCGATAGTTGCAAACATAAATTAAGATAA